CGTCAGGTGCTGCATGGCGATCGTCCGGCCGTGCCTGACCCGGCCCACCTGCGGCGGCAGGGTGCCCGCGATCAGCGAGAGCAGCGACGTCTTGCCGGCCCCGTTGACCCCGACGATGCCGATCCGGTCGCCCGGACCGATCCGCCAGGTGGCGTGGTCGAGGAGCTTCCGCTCGCCACGGCTGAGGTCGACGTCCTCGATGTCGATCACGTCCTTGCCGAGCCGCTGGCTGGCGAAGCGCTGGAGCTCCATCCGGTCGCGCGGCGGCGGCACGTCGTCGATGAGGGCGTTGGCCGCGTCGATGCGGAACTTCGGCTTGGACGTACGCGCCGGCGGGCCGCGCCGCAGCCAGGCGAGCTCCTTGCGGGCGAGGTTCAGCCGGCGGGTCTCGGAGGCGGCGGCCTGCCGCTGGCGCTCGGCCTTCGCGAGGACGTACGCCGCGTAGCCGCCCTCGTAGGCGTCGACCGCGCCGTCGTGGACCTCCCACGTGGTCTGGCAGACCTCGTCGAGGAACCAGCGGTCGTGGGTGACGACGATGAGCGCGCTCGGCAGCCCGACGAGGTGGGAGGCGAGCCACGCGACCGCCTCGACGTCGAGGTGGTTGGTGGGCTCGTCCAGGATGATCAGGTCGTGGCGCGAGAGCAGCAGCGCCGCCAGCGCGCAGCGCCTGCGCTCGCCGCCGGACAGGCCGACGACGGCGCGGTCGAGCGTGACGCCGGCGAGCAGCTCCTCGACGACCTGCCGGGTGGTCGGGTCGGCGGCCCACTCGTGGTCCTGGCGCCCGCCGAGCACCGCCTCGCGCACGGTGTGGCTGTCGACGAGCTCGTCGCCCTGGTGGAGGTAGCCGATCTCGACCCCACGGGTCCGCGACACCCGCCCGCCGTCGGGCTCCTCGATCCCGGTCATCACCTCGAGCAGGGTGGTCTTGCCGTCGCCGTTGCGCCCGACGATGCCGACGCGCTCGCCGAGGGAGATGCCGAGCGACACGTCGTCGAGCAGCGGCCGCACGCCGTAGGACTTCGAGACGCGCTCGAGGTTGATGAGGTTCGCCATGACCGGCCGATCCTCTCAGGTGCGCCCCAGCGGGCGCGGATCGGCGTACGCCGTGCGTCCACCGCGACGCCCGGGCGGTGTCCCACCCACGTTCTCGAGAGCAGGAGTGTGGGTGGCGCACCGCCGCTCCGGCGCGTCCCGACCGACATGCCGACGAGCGGTGTCCCACCCACGTTCCCGCGGCCGGGAGTGTGGGTGGGGCACCGCTCGGACGGGCGGGCGGCGACCGGCGCTCAGCTGATCGGCTGCCCGCCGTCGGCGGGGGCGGGCGAGGTGGTGCCGAGGCTGGGCGCGGCGTCGTCGGTGCGGGCGTACTTCTGGATCAGCTGCTCGACGTCGAGGCCGGTCGTCGCCTTGAGCAGCTCCATCGTCTGCACCAGGTTGTTGGTGACCTGCCGGGGCAGCTCGCCGGCACCGTCGGCGGAGATGACGGTGAGCTTGTCGATGCCGGCCATCGGGCGGGCGAGCTCGGCGGCCACCTTCGGCATCACCTCTATGAGCATCTGCAGCACCGCGGCCTCGTTGTAGCCGGCGAAGGCGGCGGCCTTCTTGTCCATCGCCTCGGCCTCGGCCTGCCCGGCGGCGAGGGTCGCGGCGGCCTGCGCCTCACCCTCGGCGCGTACGGCGTCGGCCTCCGCGACACGGCGGGCCTTCTCGGCCTCACCACGCTTGGCGCCCTCGATGGCCTCGGCCTCGGCGAGCGCGGAGCGGCGGGACTTCTCGCCCTCACCGGTCAGACGGGCCTTCTCGGCCTCCGCCTCGGCGTTGGCGATCGACGCGGCCTTGCGGGCCTCCGCCTCGAGGATGGCGGAGCTGCGACGACCCTGCGCCTCGGTCTCGACGCGGTAGCGCTCGGCGTCGGCGGGCTTGCGGACCTCGGTGTCGAGCTGGCGCTCCTTGAGCGCGGCCTGCCGGACGGCGACCTTCTCCTGCTCGAGCAGGACGGCCTGGTCGCGGTCGGCCTGGGCGAGCGGGCCGGCGGCCGCGGCCTGCGCGTTGGCGGCGTCGGTCTCGGCCTTGATCTCGGCGTTCTTCAGGGCGAGCGCGCGCTGGGTGACGGCGATCTCCTGCTCGGCGGCGATGCGGGCCTGCTCGGCGGCCTGGCGGGCGTTGGCCTCGGCGATCGACGCGAGCTGGTTGAGCTTGGCGGCCTCCGGGCGGCCGAGGTCGGCGAGGTAGGAGCCGTCGTCGGTGATGTCCTGGATCTGGAACGTGTCGAGCACCAGGCCCTGGCCGGTCAGCGACGACTCCGACTCCTCGGCGACCCGCTGGGCGAAGGCGGCGCGGTCGCGGATGATCTGCTCGACCGACATCGAGCCCACGATCGAGCGCAGCGCGCCGGCGAGCACCTCCTGGGTGAAGGTCTCGATCTCGGCCTGCTGGCTGAGGAAGCGCTGGCCGGCCGCGCGGATCGAGTCCTCGTTGCCGCCGACCTTGACGAGGGCGACGCCGTCGAGGTTGAGCTTGATGCCCTGGCCGGACACGGCGCCGCGGATCTGCACCGAGATCCGGCGCGACGACAGGTCGAGGGTGGCGAGGCGCTGCACGAACGGGATCACGAAGACGCCGCCGCCCATGACGACCTTCTGGCCGGAGAGGTCGGTGGAGATCTCGCCGGTCTCCGGGTTGCGCACCTCGCCCTTGCCCTTGCGGCCGGTGACGATGAACGACTCGTTGGGACCGGCCACCTTGTAGCGCGTGGTGACCAGCAGTGCGATCAGCACCAGCAGGACGACGAGGCCGATCACGGAGGTGACGACCGGGGACAGACCGAACATGGACGGTGCTCCTAGAGGTGGGCGGTGGGCCTGGGCGGTGGGGGTTCAGGGCAGGAAGAGCGGCTCGACCTCGACGGCGGTCGGGGAGATCACGCGGGTGACGCTGACGCGGGTGCCGGCGGGGACGGCGGCGCTGGAGCGGGCGTTGAGGCGGGTGAGGTGACCACCGACGCTGAGCTGAACGACACCGAAGCCGTCCTCCGGGATGGCGCTCACCACCGATCCCATCTTCTCGAGCAGGTCGGACGTGCGGACGGCGTCGCCCTCCCCGTCGCCGTGCAGGAAGCGCGAGGCCTTCGCGGCGAGGGCGCCGAGCAGGACGCCGAGCACCAGCCCGATGACGACCGCCAGGGACGTCGACCCGGTCGCGTCGAGGGCGATCGCACCGCCGAAGCCGAGCGCGCCGAGGAAGCCGGCGAGGGCCTCGGTCGAGAAGAAGCCGGCGCTGAGCCCTTCGAACGCACCGTCGAGCACGTCGCCGACGACGAGCGCCACGACGAGCAGCACGACGCCGAGCGCGCCGACCACCAAGAACGCGGTCACGATCCTCCCCCAGTCACCCGCGTGGCGCGGATGTCGCGCACAACATAGCGGGATGCTTCCCCGTCCGGCGCGGTTCATGCCCGGTCGGTGCGTCCCAGCGCGAGGAAGTGCCCGGTCGGTGCGTCCCAGCGCGAGGAAGTGCCCGGTCGGCGGGTCCCAGCGCGAGGAAGTGCCCGGTCAGACGGTGGTGACGACGTGGGCGCCCGCGACCGGGCCGGTCGCGGTGAGGACGACGCGCTCGCCGGCACCGGCGAGGCCGAGCGCGGTCTCCCGCGCGCCCGCGGCGGAGTCGCAGAGGAACACCACGGTCGGGCCGGACCCGCTGACCAGGCCGCGCAGCGCTCCCTCGGCCTCGCCGCGGGCGATCAGGTCGCCGAGCTCGGGCCGCAGGTCGATCGCGGGCTCCTGCAGGTCGTTGTGCAGCGCCCGGGCGAGGCGTACGGGCTCCCCGCTGGCGAGCGCTGCCAGCAGCGGCTCGGCCGAGGCCGGCGTCTCCGGGGCGTCGGGGTGGAGCGCGTCGAAGTGCCGGTAGACGGCCGGGGTCGACAACCCCTCGGTGGACGGAACCGCGACCCACCACCACGTGCCCGCGTCCTCGACGGGCGTCACGATCTCGCCGCGCCCGACCCCGCGCGCCGTGCCGCCGACGAGGCTGAACGGGATGTCGCTGCCCAGCTCGGCCGCGACGGCGAGCAGGTCGTCGTCGGAGGTGCGCAGCCCGTGGAGGCGGTCGTACGCGACCAGGGCGGCCGCCGCGTCGGCCGACCCGCCCGCCATGCCACCGGCCACCGGGATGTCCTTGTGGACCTCGAAGGCGCCGGACGCCGGCCGACCCGCGCGGCGCGCGAGGAGCCGCGCGGCGCGGACCACGACGTTGTCGTCGCCGTCCGGCACGGCCGTCGGGTCGATGTGGTCCGCGACCCGCGTGACGACCGACAACCCGTCGGCAGGGGCGAGCGTGAGGTCGTCGTGGAGCCCGATCGCCTGGTAGACGGTGTCGAGCGGGTGGAAGCCGTCGTCGCGGACACGTCCGACCCCGAGGTGGAGGTTGATCTTCGCGGCGGCGCGCACGGTGACGCTCACGGGGCTCCCGGGGAGCCCGGGCGCGGCGCGCCCTCCTCGAGCAGCGGGAACAGCGCCTCGGCGATCCGGGCGAAGTCCTCGACGGTCAGCACCTCGCCGCGCGCCGTCGGGTCCACGCCGGCGGCCTCGAGGGCGGCGGTGGCGACCTCGGCCGAGCCGGCCAGGCCGCGGAGCGCCGCGCGCACCTGCTTGCGGCGCTGGGCGAAGGCGGCGTCGACGACCGCGAAGACCTGAGCGCGGGACGCGGTGGTCACGGGCGGCTCGCGGCGGGTCCAGGCGACCAGGCCGGAGTCGACGTTGGGCGCCGGCCAGAACACGTTGCGGCCGATCGCGCCGGCGCGGCGCACGTCGGCGAACCAGGCCGCCTTCACGCTCGGCACGCCGTAGGTCTTCGAGCCGGGCGGCGCGGCCAGCCGGTCGGCCACCTCGGCCTGCACCATGACCAGCCCGCGCTCGAGCGACGGCAGCAGGGTGAGCAGGTGGATGAGCACCGGCACCGAGACGTTGTAGGGCAGGTTCGCGACGAGCGCGGTCGGCGCCGGTCCGGGCAGCTCCTCGACGCGCATCGCGTCGGCCAGCACGACCTCGAACCGGTCGGCCTGCCCGGGGGCGTACGCCTCGATGGTGGCAGGCAGCCGCTCGGCCAGCAGCGGGTCGACCTCGATCGCGATGACGCGACGGGCGACCTCCAGCAGGGCCAGGGTCAGCGACCCCAGGCCGGGGCCGACCTCGACCACGACGTCGTCGCCGGTGATCGCCGACTCGCGCACGATCCGGCGCACCGTGTTGGCGTCGATGACGAAGTTCTGGCCGCGCTGCTTGGTCGGCCGCAGGTCGAGCTCCGCGGCCAGCTGACGCACCTCGGCCGGCCCGAGGAGCCTCGGGCCGGCCGGGTTCGTGGTCATGCGGTCACCCTAGTCGTCTGCGCTCGCGGGTCTCGTGACGGGCGCTGCGCGCCCTCCTCGACCGACGGACCGCCGCTGCGTCAGCGGGGCAGGCCGAGCTTGGCCGCGCAGCCGGGCCAGGAGCCGTAGCCGCCGGTCGCGTCACGCAGGCGCGTGGCGACGGCGATCTGGGTCTCGCGGGAGGCCTGGTGGGGATAGCCGGTGCCGCCGTAGGCCCGCCAGGTGCCGAGGTTGAACTGCAGGCCGCCGTAGTAGCCGTTGCCGGTGTTGATGGCCCAGTTGCCGCCGGACTCGCACTTCGCGAGCGAGTCCCACACGGTGCCGCCGTCGGCGAAGTTGGAGGTCGGCTGCTCCTTGGTGCCGACCATCACGACCTGCGCGACCGGCTTGACCCTGACGTCGGCGCGGACGACCTTGCGGGCCACCAGCTCGCCGTTGACGAAGCGCAGCCGGTAGGTCACGTCGCGCACGCCGTCCCTGCCCGCGCGCACGACCTGCTCGTCACCCTCGAACATCGAGGGGTCCTCGCGCTCGACGACGGGCGCCTCGACGACCTCGCGCGCCACCTTCCTGGTGGCGATGCGGATGTCGGTGACG
Above is a genomic segment from Nocardioides okcheonensis containing:
- the rsmA gene encoding 16S rRNA (adenine(1518)-N(6)/adenine(1519)-N(6))-dimethyltransferase RsmA, whose protein sequence is MTTNPAGPRLLGPAEVRQLAAELDLRPTKQRGQNFVIDANTVRRIVRESAITGDDVVVEVGPGLGSLTLALLEVARRVIAIEVDPLLAERLPATIEAYAPGQADRFEVVLADAMRVEELPGPAPTALVANLPYNVSVPVLIHLLTLLPSLERGLVMVQAEVADRLAAPPGSKTYGVPSVKAAWFADVRRAGAIGRNVFWPAPNVDSGLVAWTRREPPVTTASRAQVFAVVDAAFAQRRKQVRAALRGLAGSAEVATAALEAAGVDPTARGEVLTVEDFARIAEALFPLLEEGAPRPGSPGAP
- a CDS encoding 4-(cytidine 5'-diphospho)-2-C-methyl-D-erythritol kinase, whose product is MSVTVRAAAKINLHLGVGRVRDDGFHPLDTVYQAIGLHDDLTLAPADGLSVVTRVADHIDPTAVPDGDDNVVVRAARLLARRAGRPASGAFEVHKDIPVAGGMAGGSADAAAALVAYDRLHGLRTSDDDLLAVAAELGSDIPFSLVGGTARGVGRGEIVTPVEDAGTWWWVAVPSTEGLSTPAVYRHFDALHPDAPETPASAEPLLAALASGEPVRLARALHNDLQEPAIDLRPELGDLIARGEAEGALRGLVSGSGPTVVFLCDSAAGARETALGLAGAGERVVLTATGPVAGAHVVTTV
- a CDS encoding ABC-F family ATP-binding cassette domain-containing protein — protein: MANLINLERVSKSYGVRPLLDDVSLGISLGERVGIVGRNGDGKTTLLEVMTGIEEPDGGRVSRTRGVEIGYLHQGDELVDSHTVREAVLGGRQDHEWAADPTTRQVVEELLAGVTLDRAVVGLSGGERRRCALAALLLSRHDLIILDEPTNHLDVEAVAWLASHLVGLPSALIVVTHDRWFLDEVCQTTWEVHDGAVDAYEGGYAAYVLAKAERQRQAAASETRRLNLARKELAWLRRGPPARTSKPKFRIDAANALIDDVPPPRDRMELQRFASQRLGKDVIDIEDVDLSRGERKLLDHATWRIGPGDRIGIVGVNGAGKTSLLSLIAGTLPPQVGRVRHGRTIAMQHLTQALDEIDPEARVLPTVESIRRVTKTLDGQEITATSMLERFGFTGDRLTARLGDLSGGERRRFQLLKLLLTEPNVLLLDEPTNDLDIDTLNVLEDFLDSWPGTLIVVSHDRYFLERVTDSVWALLGDGQVSMLPRGVDEYLERRAAQQSREQEAARNEVAASAARPAKPAPDADADAATLAKSRPGSAEDRAARKVLARVEKQLERIAAREAELHAEMEANLTDYALLARVGDQLGELAAEKEELELEWLEASEVVE
- a CDS encoding flotillin family protein, which produces MFGLSPVVTSVIGLVVLLVLIALLVTTRYKVAGPNESFIVTGRKGKGEVRNPETGEISTDLSGQKVVMGGGVFVIPFVQRLATLDLSSRRISVQIRGAVSGQGIKLNLDGVALVKVGGNEDSIRAAGQRFLSQQAEIETFTQEVLAGALRSIVGSMSVEQIIRDRAAFAQRVAEESESSLTGQGLVLDTFQIQDITDDGSYLADLGRPEAAKLNQLASIAEANARQAAEQARIAAEQEIAVTQRALALKNAEIKAETDAANAQAAAAGPLAQADRDQAVLLEQEKVAVRQAALKERQLDTEVRKPADAERYRVETEAQGRRSSAILEAEARKAASIANAEAEAEKARLTGEGEKSRRSALAEAEAIEGAKRGEAEKARRVAEADAVRAEGEAQAAATLAAGQAEAEAMDKKAAAFAGYNEAAVLQMLIEVMPKVAAELARPMAGIDKLTVISADGAGELPRQVTNNLVQTMELLKATTGLDVEQLIQKYARTDDAAPSLGTTSPAPADGGQPIS